Proteins found in one Cellulomonas palmilytica genomic segment:
- a CDS encoding DUF6924 domain-containing protein, whose protein sequence is MLLAKPADMCTLLLRTDYSDDVAWQAAVNAATAVYDAGDFDRAGASLQPFESPESAGLTAPDLVRLPRDGYLSHLAVADARTMKDLTVMFVDINDYNEEVGRTFRAVPQEVEPITANLAIGNLDFFEFADAADTDGVFRGFKAPEPEP, encoded by the coding sequence ATGCTTCTGGCCAAGCCAGCCGACATGTGCACACTGCTTCTTCGTACGGACTACTCCGACGATGTCGCCTGGCAGGCGGCCGTCAACGCGGCGACCGCCGTCTACGACGCCGGAGACTTCGACCGAGCCGGCGCTTCGCTGCAACCGTTCGAGTCGCCCGAGTCGGCCGGCCTGACGGCGCCCGACCTGGTGCGGCTGCCTCGCGACGGCTACCTCTCTCACCTCGCAGTCGCGGACGCCCGCACGATGAAGGACCTGACGGTCATGTTCGTCGACATCAACGACTACAACGAGGAGGTCGGCCGCACCTTCCGGGCGGTACCGCAGGAGGTCGAGCCCATCACGGCGAACCTCGCGATCGGCAACCTGGACTTCTTCGAGTTCGCGGATGCCGCCGACACCGATGGCGTCTTCCGCGGCTTCAAGGCTCCGGAACCAGAGCCCTAA
- a CDS encoding ribbon-helix-helix protein, CopG family: MRVVSDDQIQQWADEAEAGYDVHALRRRGRGRPGRGAEPMQVVAVRLTAEELDALDAAAAKQDMTRSEAIRAALAHFAA; this comes from the coding sequence ATGCGCGTGGTGAGCGACGACCAGATCCAGCAGTGGGCCGATGAGGCCGAGGCGGGCTACGACGTCCACGCGCTGAGGCGTCGAGGGCGCGGGCGCCCTGGCCGCGGGGCTGAGCCGATGCAGGTCGTGGCCGTCCGACTCACGGCTGAGGAGCTCGACGCCCTCGACGCCGCGGCAGCCAAGCAGGACATGACCCGGTCCGAGGCGATCCGGGCCGCGCTCGCCCACTTCGCTGCGTGA
- a CDS encoding tyrosine-type recombinase/integrase: MSPYRRQIHDLRHTVASLRIAAGTDVKAVQVILGHSAATMTMHLRHLFSEATGQATSGCP, translated from the coding sequence CTGAGCCCGTACCGGCGTCAGATCCACGACCTGCGACACACGGTCGCGTCGCTGCGCATCGCCGCCGGGACGGACGTGAAGGCCGTGCAGGTGATCCTCGGGCACTCCGCCGCGACGATGACGATGCATCTACGGCACCTGTTCAGCGAGGCAACGGGGCAGGCGACGAGCGGCTGCCCGTGA
- a CDS encoding toxin codes for MRVHRSARKHGVAEDDAIQAAAWSLWIEPLDDDGPPYRELRLGFDTQARLLETVVLTLESGDEIVIHAMPARRKYLDLLP; via the coding sequence GTGAGGGTCCACCGCAGCGCGCGGAAGCACGGCGTCGCGGAGGATGACGCGATCCAGGCGGCCGCGTGGTCGCTGTGGATCGAGCCACTGGACGACGACGGCCCGCCCTATCGCGAGCTGCGCCTCGGCTTCGACACCCAGGCCCGCCTGCTCGAGACGGTGGTACTCACGCTCGAGAGCGGTGACGAGATCGTCATCCACGCGATGCCAGCCCGCCGGAAGTACCTCGACCTGCTGCCATAG